Sequence from the Pontibacter pudoricolor genome:
AGATTGCACCCTTGTCAGAGCTACTCAATTTTAATTACCCGCCCGAGCCGGCCGTAGACCGCGTTACGCTTTTTGCTGATGTGATCCTGCCCCTGCCGTTGCCTAAACTATACACCTACCGCATTCCGTTCGAGATGAATGATGAGGTACTGGTCGGTGTGCGGGTAATTGTGCAGTTCGGCGCTAAAAGGGTGCTTAGCTGTATAGTTGCCGAAATTCACGAACAAGCCCCGGCAGATTACCAGGCCAAGTATATACTGGATGTGCTGGACGATACGCCTATAGTTACCGTACCACAGCTCAAGCTTTTTAAGTGGATTGCGGATTACTATATGTGCACACTCGGCGAAGTGATCAATGCTGCGTTGCCCTCTGCTTTAAAACTCAGCAGCGAGTCGCGGATACAGTTGCACCCGCACTTTAACCCCGAAGAAGACGACATTCCGCTGGCTGCTCAGGAAGTGAAGATAATTTACGCGCTGCAGCACAACCAGGCCATGACCTTTACGGATATTGGCAACCTGTTGCAGGTTAAAAGCTACCACAAATACATTAAATCGCTGATCCAGAAAGAAGCGATCATTATATACGAGCAGGTAAGCGACAAATTCTCGCCCAAGGTGGTGAAGAAGATTCGCCTGAGCGAACATTTTGTGCACGGAGAAGGCATGCTGGAAGAACTGTTCGAGCAGCTGACGCCAAGACCAAAGCAGCTCGACATTCTGTTAAATTACCTGCAGAAAGTACCGGTGCACCAGGACGTAAACCTGAACTATAAAGGCATCGAGAAATCAGCACTTACCAATAACCCGCACCTGTCCAAATCATCCATCGATTCGCTGATAAAGAAAGGAGTGCTGGAGCAGTTCGACCAGATCATTTCCCGTTTCCCGGTTGATGATTCGCCGCGCCAGCTGCCCATGAATTTATCGGAGCACCAGCTGCAGGCGAAAGATGAAATACTGGGCTTGTTTAAGGAGAAAGATACTGTGCTGTTGCATGGCGTTACAGGTAGCGGTAAAACTGAAGTATATATCGACCTGATAAAACATGCCCTGGAAGGCGGCGGTCAGGTGTTATACCTGCTCCCCGAAATTGCCCTTACGGCCCAGATCGTAACCCGCCTGATGAAAGTGTTTGGCGAAAAACTGGGCGTGTACCATTCCAAGTTCTCAGATAACGAGCGGGCTGAAGTGTGGCAGGGTGTGCTTTCGGGCAGGTTCCAGGTGGTGGTTGGCGTGCGCTCTGCTGTTTTCCTGCCGTTCCATAATTTGTCGCTGATTATAGTTGACGAAGAGCACGAAGCCAGTTACAAGCAATACGACCCGGCTCCGCGCTACAATGCCCGCGAAACTGCCCTGATGATGGCACATTTGCAGGGAGCTAAAACCTTGCTGGGTTCTGCCACACCATCTATAGAGACCTACTATAACTGCAAAACCGACCGCTGGGGGCTTGTAATGATGCTGAAACGCTTCGGCGAAGCGCAACTACCCGACGTGGAACTGGTGAATACCCGCGAAGAGCAGCAGCGCAAATCCATGCACAGCCACTTTTCGAGCAAGCTGTTAGATGGTATTGAGGCGCGCCTGAAACGAAAGGAACAGGTTATCCTTTTCCAGAACCGACGTGGCTACGCGCCTTTCATTTCCTGCGACGAATGCTCCTGGATCCCGAAGTGCCGTAACTGTGCCGTGAGCTTATCTTACCATAAATTCAGCGGTGAGCTGCGATGTCATTACTGCGGCTACCACGAACGTATGCCTTCTGATTGCCCGGCCTGTGGCGCAACTACGCTGAAAAGCATGGGCTTTGGTACCGAAAAGATAGAAGACGACCTGAAACTGATGCTGCCAAGCGCCGAGGTGCAGCGCATGGACCTGGATACTACCAAAAAGAAAAACAGTTACCAGCAGATCATCGCCGATTTTGAGAATGGAAAGACCAACGTGCTGGTAGGCACGCAAATGGTAACCAAAGGCCTGGACTTCGAAAATGTGAGTCTGGTGGGTATACTTAACGCTGACAGTATTATTCACTTCCCCGATTTCAGGGCGCATGAGCGGGCATTCCAGTTATTTGTGCAGGTAAGCGGACGCGCTGGTCGTAAAGGCAAGCCGGGCACCGTTATTATCCAGACCCGCGACCCGATGCAGGCTATTTTCCGAAAGGTAAAAAGTGTGGACTACGAAGCCTTGTATGCGCATGAGATCGAAGAACGGATGCGTTTTAACTATCCGCCTTTTGTGCGCATGATAAAAGTAACCGTAAAACATGCAGATGAGCGGACATCGGAAAACGCAGCTATAGTTCTGGCAAAGGACCTGACCGACAGGTTAGGGAAACAGCAAGTGCTGGGACCTGAAATACCATATATTTTCCGCATCCGGAATCTGTTCCTGAACGAGATACATATTAAGATTCCACGTGAAAACGTAAACCTGCGCACAGCCAAGGGACAGATCGCGATGGCTATTCAGCAACTATACCTGATGCCGGACTTTAAAGGAATAAGGGTGGTGGCCGATGTTGACCCGATGTAGGAA
This genomic interval carries:
- the priA gene encoding replication restart helicase PriA, translating into MSELLNFNYPPEPAVDRVTLFADVILPLPLPKLYTYRIPFEMNDEVLVGVRVIVQFGAKRVLSCIVAEIHEQAPADYQAKYILDVLDDTPIVTVPQLKLFKWIADYYMCTLGEVINAALPSALKLSSESRIQLHPHFNPEEDDIPLAAQEVKIIYALQHNQAMTFTDIGNLLQVKSYHKYIKSLIQKEAIIIYEQVSDKFSPKVVKKIRLSEHFVHGEGMLEELFEQLTPRPKQLDILLNYLQKVPVHQDVNLNYKGIEKSALTNNPHLSKSSIDSLIKKGVLEQFDQIISRFPVDDSPRQLPMNLSEHQLQAKDEILGLFKEKDTVLLHGVTGSGKTEVYIDLIKHALEGGGQVLYLLPEIALTAQIVTRLMKVFGEKLGVYHSKFSDNERAEVWQGVLSGRFQVVVGVRSAVFLPFHNLSLIIVDEEHEASYKQYDPAPRYNARETALMMAHLQGAKTLLGSATPSIETYYNCKTDRWGLVMMLKRFGEAQLPDVELVNTREEQQRKSMHSHFSSKLLDGIEARLKRKEQVILFQNRRGYAPFISCDECSWIPKCRNCAVSLSYHKFSGELRCHYCGYHERMPSDCPACGATTLKSMGFGTEKIEDDLKLMLPSAEVQRMDLDTTKKKNSYQQIIADFENGKTNVLVGTQMVTKGLDFENVSLVGILNADSIIHFPDFRAHERAFQLFVQVSGRAGRKGKPGTVIIQTRDPMQAIFRKVKSVDYEALYAHEIEERMRFNYPPFVRMIKVTVKHADERTSENAAIVLAKDLTDRLGKQQVLGPEIPYIFRIRNLFLNEIHIKIPRENVNLRTAKGQIAMAIQQLYLMPDFKGIRVVADVDPM